In Drosophila yakuba strain Tai18E2 chromosome X, Prin_Dyak_Tai18E2_2.1, whole genome shotgun sequence, a single genomic region encodes these proteins:
- the LOC6524252 gene encoding uncharacterized protein LOC6524252: MPVTYRTRTLPQQRNLVPNLLRSILHVLEEAHRPMSETELNSVLGIQYRRNDPEFYRQVQINLRDGVEYGILKRQRNHFSLRSRRLGELMSTLGSSPNQ, from the coding sequence ATGCCCGTCACCTACAGGACACGCACACTGCCGCAACAGCGGAATCTGGTCCCCAATCTTTTGAGGTCCATACTACATGTCTTGGAGGAGGCGCACCGGCCCATGAGTGAAACAGAGCTGAACTCCGTCCTGGGAATCCAGTACCGACGCAACGATCCGGAGTTCTATCGCCAAGTGCAAATCAATCTGCGCGATGGCGTCGAATACGGCATTCTAAAGCGCCAGCGAAACCACTTTTCGCTGCGATCCAGACGACTGGGTGAACTGATGTCTACTCTTGGATCCTCGCCAAACCAATGA
- the LOC6524251 gene encoding uncharacterized protein LOC6524251, which produces MGDASGTLNQDGKELDSLEGRPQVEGRRHQETLKCQHTMLSRRAMYTILGPTTRVFIGTAAFWCTSSLLQFHSNYFECHIRPVNRFREGADLCAVGFKAVYAWMRRQEPLEPSMPPEKLVMLIHTAMQLEMPKLLALCYGLLCTERFREELAFQVYLKALKYPQLEALRKVMLQRIGTAFVAVIGGCDFPCMPLEDVMTMLQQNSLGVNTEMEVLVGIVRWLTVNAQDIARATPPLMDCLRLTLLPLAMLHKFWHRAMAPLQPNEPFMNFVRRHPMMRARISCAITVAQLQHLYRTRREFLESCRARGFLVDVPREWIYDEECSYHLARPSSPYSHTIRVQIAIDYALRRNERLTESAERWRRRFRPFLSPADDLDTIDEVPEDKDEEAEVPAAPAVPAVPESAIRRAREAIARELQDLRQILNALMERASRRAELGHQLERRIRELERENSSGFEDHTIRNETSRENSHNFQLLEAGLSNTYSDSESESEVKDASDSYYFEHICRLRALFLPETEVSRQETPAEDVRPMESLVLNDDLMINKLLEQLDVGEMS; this is translated from the exons ATGGGGGACGCCAGTGGCACACTAAATCAGGATGGAAAGGAGTTGGATTCCCTGGAAGGGCGTCCCCAAGTGGAAGGGCGTCGCCACCAGGAAACCCTTAAATGCCAACATACGATGCTCTCCAGGAGGGCGATGTATACGATTCTGGGTCCCACGACGCGCGTTTTTATAGGAACAGCCGCTTTTTGGTGTACTTCTTCACTTTTGCAATTTCATAGCAACTATTTTGAATGCCACATTCGCCCA GTGAATCGCTTTCGCGAGGGCGCCGACCTCTGTGCCGTGGGCTTTAAAGCTGTTTACGCCTGGATGCGAAGGCAGGAGCCACTGGAGCCATCGATGCCGCCGGAGAAGCTGGTGATGCTGATTCACACGGCCATGCAGCTGGAGATGCCAAAGCTGCTGGCGCTGTGTTATGGACTCTTGTGCACTGAGCGCTTTCGGGAGGAGCTCGCCTTTCAGGTTTATCTGAAGGCATTGAAATATCCGCAGCTTGAAGCGCTGCGCAAAGTAATGCTTCAGAGGATCGGCACGGCATTTGTGGCCGTGATTGGGGGATGTGACTTTCCGTGCATGCCCCTGGAGGATGTGATGACCATGCTGCAGCAAAACTCGCTGGGTGTCAACACCGAGATGGAGGTGCTAGTGGGCATTGTCAGGTGGCTGACTGTCAATGCGCAAGATATTGCCAGAGCGACGCCACCGCTGATGGACTGCCTACGGCTCACTCTGTTGCCACTGGCCATGCTGCACAAGTTCTGGCACAGAGCCATGGCTCCATTGCAGCCCAACGAACCCTTCATGAACTTTGTTCGTCGCCATCCGATGATGCGGGCGAGGATCAGCTGTGCGATTACCGTGGCGCAGTTGCAGCATTTGTACAGGACTCGTCGCGAGTTTCTCGAGTCCTGTCGCGCCAGGGGTTTCCTCGTCGATGTGCCCAGGGAGTGGATATACGACGAGGAATGCTCCTATCATTTGGCCAGGCCCAGTTCTCCCTATTCCCACACAATCCGTGTTCAGATCGCCATAGACTACGCACTACGCAGGAATGAGCGACTTACGGAATCTGCAGAGCGATGGCGCAGACGTTTTAGGCCATTTCTGTCGCCTGCCGATGATCTGGACACCATCGATGAGGTGCCCGAGGACAAGGATGAGGAGGCCGAAGtgccagcagcaccagcagtgCCAGCAGTGCCTGAATCTGCAATCCGACGTGCCCGTGAAGCCATCGCCCGCGAGCTTCAAGACCTGCGGCAGATTCTCAACGCACTGATGGAGCGGGCAAGCAGACGGGCTGAGCTGGGTCACCAACTGGAGCGACGCATTCGGGAGCTTGAAAGGGAAAACTCGTCGGGTTTCGAGGACCACACAATCCGCAATGAGACAAGTCGCGAGAATTCCCATAATTTCCAACTGCTGGAAGCTGGCCTCAGCAATACCTATTCCGAttccgagtccgagtccgagGTTAAGGACGCCAGTGATTCTTATTATTTTGAGCATATCTGTCGCTTGAGGGCGTTATTCCTGCCGGAAACCGAAGTTTCTCGCCAGGAAACGCCCGCGGAGGATGTGCGTCCCATGGAAAGCCTTGTGCTGAATGACGATCTGATGATCAACAAGTTATTGGAGCAACTCGATGTGGGCGAAATGAGCTAG